The Deltaproteobacteria bacterium nucleotide sequence GCGGAGCAGGCGCTCGCACGCCTCGAGCTGGCCGGCGAGATGGTGCCTTCGCTCGACTGGTTCATCTACGCGTTCGTGCGCAAGGAGGCGGTGCTCTCGTCCCAGATCGAGGGCACGCAGGCCACGCTCATGGACCTCCTCAACTACGAGGCCCAGGAGGATGATCGGCGTGATACGCCCCCGCCGAACGCGGACGTCGAGGAGGTCTGCAACTACCTCGACGCGCTGACCTTCGCCCGCGAGCAGCTAGCCGACCCATCGGGACTGCCGCTCTCGATGCGCCTGCTCAACGAGACTCACCGGCTCTTGCTCCGCGGAGTCCGCGGCGACAACAAGCAGCCCGGTGAGGTGCGCCGCAGCCAGAACTGGATCGGAGGGAGCCGCCCCGGCAACGCCGCCTACGTGCCGCCGCCTCCGAACGCGCTGCCCGAGGTGCTCTCGGCCTTCGAGCGCTACATCCACGTCGACGATGAGCTCCCCCCGGTGGTCCGCGCGGGTCTGCTCCACGTGCAGTTCGAGACCATCCACCCCTACCTCAACGGCAACGGCCGCATCGGTCGCTTGCTCGTGACGCTGCTGCTCGAGCACTGGCGCCTGCTCACGCGCCCGCTGCTCTACCTGAGCCTCTTCTTCAAGCGCCACCGGCAGGAGTACTACCGCCGCCTCGACGCCGTGCGCGTCGACGGCGACTGGGAGGCGTGGCTGGACTTCTTCCTCGACGGAGTGGCGACCATCGCCGACGAGGCCGTCGCCACCTCGCGCGACATCTTCACCCTGGTGACCGCCGACCGTCAGCGCGTCATCCACCACACCGGCGTCAACTTGCTCGCCGTGCAGCTTTTCGAGCGCCTGCCGAGCCGGCCCATCGTCACCGCGCCCTGGGTCGTCGAGGCGCTGTCGACGACAAAGCCCACCGCGGGTCGCGCCATCGAGGCGCTCGAGACCGCCGGCGTCCTCGTGGAGACCACTGGAAAGAAGCGCGACCGCGTCTACGCGTACCAGGCCTACCTCGACCGACTGCGCGCCGGGACCGAGCTCGGCGACGAAGGCTGACGTCACGCGTTGCGATACGCTCCGCCATGTCCGCAGGCCCTGCGGCGTGCGCGCAGATGGACGCAATCTTCGCGACCCGGTAGGAGCCCCGCTCGCAGGGTGGAGGTCTGCGATAGAATGAGAAACCACCACGAGCACGGACACGAGCACGCGCACGCCGCGGCCGAGGGAAAGATCGCGGATCCGGTGTGCGGCATGGCGGTGAGCGCCTCCAGCGAGCACGACGCGAAAGCGGGAACGCGATGGAAGATTCGTTCGCGGCCCGGACTACGCTGCCGCCTACTGAGCGCGACCGTCGCCGCCGACTACGACCACTGCGGCCAGTTCGCCGACGCGATCGCCGACGAGGTGGACTCGATCGGCATCTGGGCGTAGAGCCCGGCGGACCGCGCCGGCGTGGTCCCGCTCGTCCGCCGGCTGCGCGGCGAGTGAGCACGGCCGGCCCGGGCGCCCGAATCGAGGAGCCCGACGAAAGAACGCGGGCCGCCGGCGGCGAGTGAGTCGGTTATAGTGGATCGGCTGCGGCCGGTTGGGGGATGGCGCGGGGCCGGCCAAGGCGCGCGACGGTGACGAGGCGATGAGGATTGTTGCGGGACAACCCAGGCTGTCCGCGAGCGATGTCGCGAACCACCTGGGCTGCCGCCACCTCACCACCCTGGACCTGGCGGCCGCGCGCGGCTTGGCGAGCCCACCGACGTGGAAAGACCCCGCGCTCGAGGTGCTCGAGCAGCGGGGTTTTGAACACGAGCGAACGTATGTCGACCACCTGCGGGCGCTCGGGATGAATGTGGTCGACCTCCGCGCCGAGGAGGGCTCGGCGGTCGACGCCACGACGAACGCGATGAGGCGGGGGATCGACGTCATCGTCCAGGCGACGCTCGCCAGTGGCCGCTGGTACGGGCGCGCGGACATCCTGCGGCGCGTCGCTCGGCCGAGTTCGCTGGGAGATTGGTCCTACGAGGTCGTCGACACCAAGCTCGCTCGCGACACGCGCGCCGGAACCGTCCTGCAGCTGTGCCTGTACTCGGACATCGTCGGCGAGATCCAGGGGCGGCTACCCGAATCCATGCACGTCGTGTCGCCCGGCACGGGCTTCGAGCCCGAGACCTTCCGCGTGCTCGATTACCTGGCCTACTACCGGCTCGTTCAGCGGCGCCTCGAGGCCGCCGTCGGTGACGGCGACACGCCCGCCGCCACGTATCCCGACCCGGTGCCCCAGTGCGACATCTGTCGCTGGTGGCCCGAGTGCGACCGCCGGCGACGCGACGACGACCACCTGTGCCTCGTCGCCGGGATCTCCAAGCTCCAGCAGCGCGAGTTGCGCGATTGGGGTATCGACACGCTCACGGAGCTGGCACGGCTTCCGCTTCCGCTGCCCCGCAAGCCTCGCCGGGGCGCCGCCGACAGCTATGTTCGCCTTCGCGAGCAAGCCCGCGTTCAGCTCGAAGGCCGAACATCGGGCCGTCCCGTCTACGAGCTCTTGCCTCGCGAACCGGGCCGCGGGCTCGCGCGCCTGCCGGAGCCCTCGCCCGGCGACATGTTCTTCGACATCGAAGGCGACGCGTTCGTCGGGACCGGAGGCCTCGACTACTTGCTGGGCTGGGTCGTGCTCGATGACGCGGGGACGCCCGAGTACCGCAGCCTGTGGGCGATCCACCCGACCGACGAGAAACAGGCCTTCGAAGCCTTCGTCGACGAGGTGATGGCGCGGTGGGCGCGCTTCCCCGAGATGCACATCTACCACTTCGCGCCCTATGAGCCCGGCGCGATGAAGCGCCTCATGGGCCGCCACGCCACGCGCGAGGGCGAGGTGGATCGGATGCTCCGCGCGGGTCTGTTCGTAGATCTGTACGCGGCGGCGAGACAGGCGCTGCGGGCGAGCGTGGAACGCTACTCGATCAAGGACCTCGAGCCGTTCTACGACTTCGAACGCGACGTCGACCTGCGGGAAGCGTCCGCCAACCTCCGCGCCTTCGAGCGCGCTCTCGAGCTCGATCAGGCGACCGCCGTGCCCAGCGACGTGCGGCGCACCGTCGAGCGGTACAACCGCGACGACTGCGTCTCGACTCTGAGGCTGCGCGAGTGGCTCAAGTCGCTGCGGGCCGACCTCGTGGACCGGGGCGAGGCCATCGATCGTCCACGGCTGGAGGACGGCGCGCCCAACGAAGCCGTCCATGAACGCCAACAGCAGGTGGCCGCGGTGATGGAGCGGCTGCTCCGGGACGTTCCCGCCGAACGGTCGGAGCGATCCGCACAGCAGCACGCGCGGTGGCTGCTCGCACACATGCTCGACTGGCATCGCCGCGAAGAAAAGGCCCCGTGGTGGGAGCACTTCCGGCTCGAGTCGCTCGATGAACAGGACCTCCTCGACGAGCGCGCCGGGCTCGCCGGGCTCGAGTTCGTCGAGCGCGTAGGAGGCTCTGCCCGCTGTCCGGTTCACCGGTACCGCTTCGCGCCGCAAGACAGCGACATCAGGGACGGCGACCCGCTGCACCAGGTCGGCGGCGCACCGCTCGGATCGGTCGAGCGCGTCGATCCACGGGCCCGAACGATCGATATCAAGAAGCGCGCCGACGCCGCCAACGACCACCCCACGGCGGTGTACGCGCACACGGTCGTCACCGCGAAGAAGCAGGCCGAATCGCTGCTGCGGCTGGGCGAGTGGGTGGCCGAGCACGGCGTCGACGCCCCCGGGCCGTACCGCGCCGCGCGCGACCTGCTCCTCGCTCGGCCTCCGAGGCTCGCCCATGGTCTGCATGGCGGCGGTCCGCTGGACGCCGACGGCGAGTCCGCGCTCGCCGCGGCGCGCCGCCTCGCCAAACAACTGCGGGGCGGCGTGCTCGCGATCCAAGGCCCGCCGGGAACCGGGAAGACCTATACCGGCGCGCGGATGATCTGCGAGCTCATTCGCGACGGCAACAAAGTCGGGATCACGGCCGTCAGCCACAAAGTGATACGCAACCTGCTCGACGAGGTCGTCAGGGCGGCCGCCGACGAGGGCGTCACGCTCCGCTGCATCCAGAAGGTCGCCGAGAACCCGGCCAAGGACCAGGGCCAGCCGATCGAGGAGACCACCAAGAACGCCGCTGTACTCGACGCGCTCGTCGACGGCGACGTCCAGGTCGCGGCGGGCACCGCCTGGCTGTGGGCGCGCGAGGAGTTCGTCGGCTCCGTCGACGTGCTGTTCGTCGACGAGGCCGGCCAGATGTCCCTCGCGAACGTCCTCGCGGTCGCCGCGGCCGCTCGCAACGTCGTGTTGCTCGGCGATCCCCGGCAACTCGAGCAGCCTCAGCAGGGCAGCCACCCCGAGGGGACCGACGTC carries:
- a CDS encoding Fic family protein, producing the protein MVPSLDWFIYAFVRKEAVLSSQIEGTQATLMDLLNYEAQEDDRRDTPPPNADVEEVCNYLDALTFAREQLADPSGLPLSMRLLNETHRLLLRGVRGDNKQPGEVRRSQNWIGGSRPGNAAYVPPPPNALPEVLSAFERYIHVDDELPPVVRAGLLHVQFETIHPYLNGNGRIGRLLVTLLLEHWRLLTRPLLYLSLFFKRHRQEYYRRLDAVRVDGDWEAWLDFFLDGVATIADEAVATSRDIFTLVTADRQRVIHHTGVNLLAVQLFERLPSRPIVTAPWVVEALSTTKPTAGRAIEALETAGVLVETTGKKRDRVYAYQAYLDRLRAGTELGDEG
- a CDS encoding TM0106 family RecB-like putative nuclease, with the translated sequence MRIVAGQPRLSASDVANHLGCRHLTTLDLAAARGLASPPTWKDPALEVLEQRGFEHERTYVDHLRALGMNVVDLRAEEGSAVDATTNAMRRGIDVIVQATLASGRWYGRADILRRVARPSSLGDWSYEVVDTKLARDTRAGTVLQLCLYSDIVGEIQGRLPESMHVVSPGTGFEPETFRVLDYLAYYRLVQRRLEAAVGDGDTPAATYPDPVPQCDICRWWPECDRRRRDDDHLCLVAGISKLQQRELRDWGIDTLTELARLPLPLPRKPRRGAADSYVRLREQARVQLEGRTSGRPVYELLPREPGRGLARLPEPSPGDMFFDIEGDAFVGTGGLDYLLGWVVLDDAGTPEYRSLWAIHPTDEKQAFEAFVDEVMARWARFPEMHIYHFAPYEPGAMKRLMGRHATREGEVDRMLRAGLFVDLYAAARQALRASVERYSIKDLEPFYDFERDVDLREASANLRAFERALELDQATAVPSDVRRTVERYNRDDCVSTLRLREWLKSLRADLVDRGEAIDRPRLEDGAPNEAVHERQQQVAAVMERLLRDVPAERSERSAQQHARWLLAHMLDWHRREEKAPWWEHFRLESLDEQDLLDERAGLAGLEFVERVGGSARCPVHRYRFAPQDSDIRDGDPLHQVGGAPLGSVERVDPRARTIDIKKRADAANDHPTAVYAHTVVTAKKQAESLLRLGEWVAEHGVDAPGPYRAARDLLLARPPRLAHGLHGGGPLDADGESALAAARRLAKQLRGGVLAIQGPPGTGKTYTGARMICELIRDGNKVGITAVSHKVIRNLLDEVVRAAADEGVTLRCIQKVAENPAKDQGQPIEETTKNAAVLDALVDGDVQVAAGTAWLWAREEFVGSVDVLFVDEAGQMSLANVLAVAAAARNVVLLGDPRQLEQPQQGSHPEGTDVSALEHLLEGRKTIPPDRGLFLAHTWRLHPSICALTSELFYDSRLQSQPDLDRQALVGTGVFDGAGLWFVPVDHHGNQNSSSEEVDRVAELYATLLQPDSAWIDYRGDRRRLTPNDILIVAPYNAQVGALGERLPNARIGTVDKFQGQQAPVVIYSMATSSPDDAPRGMEFLFSLNRLNVATSRARCACILVASPRLFEPECRTPRQIQLANAFCRYLELARTVP